A window of Pedococcus aerophilus contains these coding sequences:
- a CDS encoding helix-turn-helix domain-containing protein — protein MTAVAERALLGITETMELLSMSRTVVYEQIRAGRLQTVHQGRRCYVTASAIERYVALLESEAEADGHTA, from the coding sequence ATGACCGCAGTGGCAGAACGCGCACTCCTCGGCATCACGGAAACAATGGAGCTGCTCAGCATGAGCCGCACCGTCGTCTATGAGCAGATCCGTGCAGGCCGCTTGCAGACCGTGCACCAAGGGCGCCGCTGCTACGTCACTGCGTCGGCGATCGAACGTTACGTCGCCCTGCTCGAGTCCGAGGCGGAGGCGGATGGCCACACGGCGTAG